The Asticcacaulis excentricus genome has a segment encoding these proteins:
- a CDS encoding D-amino-acid transaminase, which produces MSRIAYVNGAYVRHADAAVPIEDRGYQFADAVYEVWSVFGGQLADLAGHLNRLERSLRELHIAMPMPRAALVVVLNEVIRRNRIGEGLVYLQVSRGVAPRDHFFPTEPVKPALIITAKPVDRQAAEVKARKGIRVISAPDNRWGRCDIKTVGLLPNVLAKQAAREAGASDVIFVDAEGFVTEGGSANVYIVTTEGEVKTRSLRANILPGVTRISLLDILRAEGVDVSEGAFTLEEAKRAKEAFLSAASTFVMPIVQIDDSQIGDGVPGELSLRLREAYIQRARRSAGIDL; this is translated from the coding sequence ATGTCCCGTATTGCCTATGTGAACGGTGCCTATGTGCGCCATGCCGATGCTGCCGTGCCTATTGAGGATCGCGGCTATCAGTTTGCCGACGCCGTCTATGAGGTGTGGTCGGTGTTTGGCGGGCAACTGGCCGATCTGGCGGGGCATCTCAACCGGCTCGAGCGGAGTTTGCGCGAACTGCATATCGCCATGCCGATGCCGCGCGCCGCTCTGGTGGTGGTGCTGAACGAGGTCATTCGTCGCAATCGCATCGGTGAGGGGCTGGTCTATCTTCAGGTGAGCCGCGGCGTGGCCCCGCGCGACCATTTCTTCCCGACGGAGCCGGTCAAACCGGCTTTGATTATAACCGCCAAGCCTGTGGATCGTCAGGCGGCCGAAGTGAAGGCGCGCAAGGGCATCCGTGTGATCTCGGCCCCCGATAACCGCTGGGGCCGCTGCGATATCAAGACGGTCGGGCTTTTACCCAATGTGCTGGCCAAACAGGCGGCGCGTGAGGCGGGGGCTTCCGATGTGATCTTTGTCGATGCGGAAGGTTTTGTGACCGAAGGCGGGTCGGCCAATGTCTATATCGTCACAACCGAGGGCGAGGTGAAGACGCGCAGCCTGCGCGCCAATATCCTGCCGGGCGTGACGCGCATCAGCCTGCTCGACATCCTGCGGGCAGAGGGTGTGGATGTCTCCGAAGGCGCGTTTACGCTGGAGGAAGCCAAACGCGCCAAGGAGGCCTTCCTGTCGGCGGCCTCGACCTTCGTTATGCCCATCGTGCAGATCGACGATTCGCAGATCGGCGATGGCGTGCCGGGCGAATTGTCGCTGAGGCTGCGTGAGGCCTATATCCAGCGGGCGCGGCGTTCCGCTGGTATTGACCTATAA